CGACATCGCCGATGCGCATCGCCGCGTCGACACCGGACGCAAGGCCGGCAGCGTCGTGGTCGAGATGGCGCACGCGGCGTCTGCGTCGTCGCCCGCTCCGTCTCCGAAGCCGGTCGCGGCATGAGGGCGATCGTGCAGCACCGCTACGGCGGCCCCGACGAGCTCGCGCTCGCCGAGGTCGACGCGCCGGAGCCCGCCGCCGACGAGGTGCTCATCCGCGTCGCGGCGGTCGCCGTCAGCATGGGCGACGTGCTGCTCATGCGCGGCGAGCCGAGAGCGGTGCGCCTCGCGTACGGCCTCCGGCGACCGAAGCGGCCGATCATCGGCCGGGATGTCGCGGGCGAGGTCGTCGCGGTCGGCTCCGCCGTCACGCGGTTCACGGTCGGCGACCCCGTCTTCGCGGAGTCCGACCAAGGTGGCTTCGCCGAGTTCGTCGCGGTCCCCGAGCGGTTCATCGCCGCACGGCCGGCCTCCGTCGACGCGGTGCACGCCGCGGCGGTCGTCGTCTCGGGCACGACGGCGCTGCAGGGCCTGCGTCTCGCGGGCGTGGCGGCCGGGCAGCACGTGCTCGTCAACGGCGCCTCCGGCGGCGTCGGCGGGTTCGCCGTGCAGCTCGCGAAGGCCGAGGGCGCCGAGGTGACCGGAGTCTGCCGCGGTGCGAAGGCCGAGCACGTGCGGGCGATCGGCGCCGACCACGTGATCGACTACACGGGCGAGGACTTCACCGAGCACGCCGGTCGCTACGACGTCGTCTTCGACCTCGTCGCCGACCACCCGCTCGGCCGGGTGCGCCGTTCGCTCACGCCTCGGGGCACCCTCGTGCTGTCGTCGGGTCGGGGTGGCACGGTGCTCGGTCCGATGCTGCGGATGGCCGCGGCATCCCTCACCTCGCCGTTCGTGTCGCAGCGGCTCCGCCCGCTGGCAGCCGTGCGCAGCGGCGACGACCTCGCCGAACTGGCGCGGCGCATCGACGCCGGCGAGCTGCGCCCCGTCGTCGACCGGGTGTTCCCGCTCGAACAGGCGGCCGCCGCGGTCGCCATGCTCGAGTCGGGCGGGGTGCGCGGCAAGGTCGTCATCGCCGTGAGCGCCGGTGCAGGCGCTCAGCCGAGCAGCACGGCGCCGTAGGCGAGGCCCGCGACGAGCACCCACGAGGTGAGGCCGACGACGAGCGCCCGCCATCCGGTGCTCGCGAGCTCGCCGAGCCGGATCGAGGCGCCGAGCGCGAAGAGCGCCATCGCCAGCAGTGCGGTCTGCAGGGTGTCGGCGCCCGACAGCAGCCACTCGGGCAGCGGCACGAAGGTGTTCAGCAGCACGGCGGCGAGGAACCCGGCGACGAAGAGCGGCACGATCGCCGGGCGCGGGCCCTCGACCTCGACCGCCCGTCGCCGCTCGACGGCGGCGGTGATCGCGACCATGGGGGCGAGCATGAGCACCCGGGTGAGCTTGACGACGACGGCGACCGCCAGGGCGGCGGTGCCGGCGATCTGCGCGGTCGCGACCACCTGGCCGACGTCGTGCACGCCCGCCCCGACCCAGTGCCCGAACTGCACGTTCGAGAGGCCGAGCGGATGCCACAGCGCCGGCAGCACCGCGATCGCGAGGGTGCCGCACAGGGTCACGAGGGCGACCGGCACGGCCTGCTCCTCATCGCGGGCGCGCACGGCGGCGCCCATCGCGCCGATCGCCGACGCGCCGCAGATCGAGAACCCGCTCGCGACGAGGAGCGGCTGGTGACCGGGCAGGCCGAACGCCCGGCCGAGGCCGATCGTGCCGACGAAGGTGAGCACGACGACCGCGACCGTCGTCGCGATCGTGACCCAGCCGAGCGATGCGATGTCGACGAGGCTGAGCTTGAGGCCGAGCAGCACGATGCCGATGCGGAGCAGCCGGCGGGCGGAGATCCGCAGCCCGGGCGCGAGCGGGCCGGTGAGCGCGGGGCGGAGCGCCGGGACCTGGCCGACGACGATGCCGAGCGCGACCGAGGCCGTCAGCAGCGGCACCGCGGGGAGCGCGAGGTGGCAGAGCCATGCGATGAGGGCCGCGGATGCCGCGACGACGAGTCCCGGCAGCAAACGACGCACCTCACAACGCTAGCCGACGGTCGCCGGTCTCCATCGGCGGCGGTCGGCCGCCGTTCGAGGCGGTCCGTCGTCGGCGGTCCGCGGTAGCGTCGCCGCATGGAGCCGTTCACGGTCGACCTCGCCGACGATGTGCTCGTCGATCTGCGCGATCGCATCGCCCGGCGCCGCCTGCCGGCGCCGACGCCGGGAGCCCCGTGGTCGGCCGGCACCGATCCGGCCGAACTCGAGCGCCTGCTCGCCTACTGGGGCGGTGCGTTCGACTGGCGCTCGATCGAGCGACGGCTGAACGCCGTGCCGCAGTTCACCGCCGACGTCGGCGGTGGTCGCGTGCACTTCGCCTGGATCCGCGCGGAGCAGCGCGTTCCCGCACCGGTGCCGATCATCCTCACCCACGGCTGGCCGTACACCTTCGCCGAGATGCTGCCGATCGTTCCCCACCTCGTCGACCCGGCGCGTCACGGCGGCAGGCCCGGCGACACCTTCGACGTGGTCATCCCGTCATTGCCCGGTTTCGGGTTCTCCGATGCGCCGGGCGAGGCGCGCTTCGTGGCGAACGAGATCGCCGAGCGGTGGCATGCGCTCATGCACGACGTGCTCGGCTACGAGCGCTACGCGAGCTACGGCGAAGACGTCGGCACCTGGATCAGCGACTGGACGGCGGCGCTGCACCCCGAGTCGGTGCTCGGCCTCTTCACGACCCACGCCGCGTTCCCCTCGGCCGAACGGCGCGACGACCTCACCGAGGAGGAGATCGGGTTCCGCGCGTGGCTCGACGCGAAGTGGCTCGGCGAGTCGGCCTACAGCGAACTGCAGTCGACGAAGCCCGACACGCTCGCCGCGGCGCTGAACGATTCGCCTGCCGGCCTCGCAGCCTGGCTCGTCGAGAAGTTCCGCACGTGGAGCGGCGGCGACGAGGCGTACCGCGCGGCATGGAGCGACGACGACGTGCTGACGACAGTCACGCTGTACTGGGCGACGCAGAGCATCGGCACGTCGTTCCGCGCGTACTTCGACGACCGGTTCGACACGGTGCCGATGCCGCTCGTCGAGGTGCCGGTGGGTGTGGCCGTGCAGTACGGCGAACGCGGGTTCCCGCAGAGCTGGGCCGCACGCACGTACCGGGACATCCGCGCCTGGCAGCAGCTGCCGAGCGGCGGGCACTTCACGGTCAAGCAGTCGCCCGAGCTCGTGGCCGGGGCCATGCGGGAGTTCTTCAGGCCGCTCCGCGAATGAGGCGGGTCGTCGCGCGCGGGTGAGTCCGGGCGCTCAGCCCCAGCTCGGCAGCCAGAAGTGCAGCTGCCGGAACGTCGGCGTGACGGGCATGCCCGACCAGATCGGGAAGAAGAACGCCGAGACGGCCAGCACGAAGGCGAGGAAGATGACCACGACGGCGATGCCGCGTTCGCGTCGCCAGTGCGGATCGTCGCGGCGTCCGAGCACGAGCCCGATCACGAAGACGAGCGCGAGCAGCATGTACGGTTCGAACGCGATCGAGTAGAACTGGAACACCGTGCGGTTCAGGTAGCCGAGCCACGGCAGGTAGCCCGCCGCGAGCCCCACGAGGATCAGTCCGACCTGCCACTCGCGGTACCGCACCAGCCGGTAGACCAGGTAGAGGCACGCCGCCGCTGCGGCCCACCAGATGAGCGGATTGGCGATCTCGATGATCGACGACCAGCAGGTGTCGGCGCCGCATCCGGCCGATCCGTCTTCGCTCGAGGAGAAGTACATGTTCGTCGGGCGGATCATGAAGAGCCAGGTGAGCGGATTCGACTGCCACGGATGCGGGCTGTGCACGCCGACGTGGTAGCCGTAGGCCGCCTCGTGGTAGTGCCAGAGACTCTGCAGGGCGAGCGGAACCCACGAGAACGTGCCGGTCGCGGCGTTGCCCGCCTCTTCGGCCCAGTGCCGGTAGTACCCGCCGTCGGTCACGAGCCATCCCGTCCACGACGCGAGGTAGACGACCGCGGCGACGGGCACGAGGAGGAGGAAGGTGACCGGGCCCTGCTTGAGGATCGACGCCGACAGCCAGAACGGCACCCCGGCGCGGCGGCGGGCGACGGCGTCGACGACGACGAGGTAGATGCCGAACGCGGCGAGGAACCAGAGGCCCGACCACTTCACCGCGGTCGCCGCGCCGAAGGCGACGCCGGCGGCGACCACCCACGGACGGGCCCAGAGCGCCGGCCCGTAGTGCGGTTCGAGTCCCCAGTCGCGCGCCGCCGCCAGCCGTTCCTCGAGCAGGCGGGTCGACCGCGCCCGGTCGAGCAGCACGAACCAGAACCCGAGCAGGGTGAAGAACATCACCCAGTTGTCGAGCAGTGCGACGCGCGACATCACGATCGCATTGCCGTCGACCGCGAACAGCAGGCCGGCGATGACCGCGAGGATCGTCGAAGCGAAGAGGCGGCGGGCGATCACCGTGATCAGGAAGACCGCGATCGTGCCCGCGAGCGCGGTCGAGGCGCGCCACCAGCACGCGTCGCCGGCGCCGAACGCGGCCATGCCGAGGGAGATCATCCACTTGCCGAGCGGCGGGTGCACGACGTACGAGGCGGCGTCGTTGAAGATGTCGGTGTCGCCCGCCGCGAAGTCGGCATCGGCGTCCTTCGGCCACGTCGATTCGTAGCCGTTGTGGAGGAGGGTCCACGCGTCCTTCACGTAGTACGTCTCGTCGAAGACGATCGCCTGCGGATGACCGAGGTTCCAGAACCGCAGCACCGCGGCGATGAGCGTGACGAGGATCGGGCCGCCCCAGTACCAGAGCGTTCGCCGGCGCGGCGTCGACAGCACCCGGGCCCACCAGTCGTCGAGCCGGGTGCCCCGGCGTTCCTCGACCGGATCCGGCTCCACTCCCATGCGCCCAACCCTAAACGAGTCCGGCCGACGGGCGAGTGTCATGCTTGAGACCATGATCATCCTCGCGGCGACGCCCATCGGCAATCTCGGCGACGCTTCCGCCCGTCTTCGCGACGCCCTCGAGACGGCGACCGTCATCGCCTCGGAGGACACCCGGGTGACGCAGCGGCTCCTCGCCGGCCTCGGCATCGAGAACCGTCCGAAGCTCATCGCCCTGCACGAGCACAACGAGCGGCAGAAGGCGGCCGAGCTCGTCGAACTCGCCCGCGACACCGACCTGCTCGTGCTCAGCGACGCCGGCATGCCGACCGTGTCCGATCCCGGATTCCCGCTCGTGGCGGCGGCGGCCGACGCGGGTGTCGAGGTCACCGCGCTTCCCGGGCCGTCGGCCGTGATCACCGCGCTCGCCGTGTCAGGGCTGCCGACCGACCGGTTCGCCTTCGAGGGGTTCCTGCCGCGCAAGGCGGGGGAGCGCAGCCGTCGCCTCTCCGAGCTCGCGGGCGACCGCCGCACGCTGCTGTTCTTCGAGGGGCCGTCACGGCTCGCCGCGAGCCTCGCCGCGCTCGCCGAGGCGTTCGGCGCCGACCGGCCCGCAGCCGTCTGCCGCGAACTCACCAAGATGTACGAAGAGGTGCGCCGCGGCCCGCTCGGCGAACTCGCGACGTGGGCGGAGAACGGCGTGCGGGGCGAGATCGTGATCGTGGTCGGCGGCGCAGCCGAGCAGGAGGCGAATCCCGAGAACGCGCTCGCGCGGGTGCTCGAGCTCGCGGCATCCGGCACCCGGTTGAAGGATGCCGCGGCCCTCGTCGCCGCGGAGAGCGGGCTGAGCACGCGCGACCTCTACGAGGCGGCACTGCAGGCGCGCAAGCGGGGCTGACGCGGGCAGTGCGGCGGCCGCGCCTACCGGGAGCGGGCGCCCCTGTCCAGCCCTGTCGGATTCCTCCCGGCAGGCGGAGAATGGCACTATCCGTAGAGCGGTGGAGGTGCGAGAGATGACTCACGATCCGACCCACGACCTGGCTCACGTCGTCCGGTTCTCCGAGCACGGCGGACCCGAGGTGCTCGAGGTCGTCGCAGAGCCGATGCCGGTGCCCGGGGAGGGCGAGGTGCTCGTCGAGGTGTTCGCGACCGGGCTGAACCCCGTCGAGAGCGCGATCCGGCGCGGTGACCACCCCGAACGCTGGCCCGTGAGCTTCCCCTCGCTGCAGGGCCGGGACCTCGCGGGCGTCGTCGCCGCGACGGGCCCCGGTGTCTCATCGTTCTCGCACGGCGACGAGGTCATGGGGTTCGTCGATCGGGGCGCACACGCGACCCATGTCCTCGTGCCCGAGGCGCAGTTGCTGACGAAGCCGCCCGAGCTCACCTGGGAGGTTGCGGGCTCGCTCTACGTTGCGGGCACCACCGCGTGGACGGCCGTCGAGGGGCTCGCGCTGACGCCATCCGACACGGTCGTCATCACGGCGGCAGCGGGCGGCGTCGGATGCCTCGCCGCCCAGTTCGCCCGCATGCGCGGCGCCACCGTGATCGGCACGAGCATCGAGACCCGGTTCGACTTCCTCCGCCAGTTCGGCGTGCTGCCCGTCGAGTACGGACCCGACCTGGCCGAGCGGGTGCGGCCGGTCGCGCCCGGGCCCATCACCGGCTTCCTCGACTTCCTCGGCGGCGAGACCGATGCGGCGATCGCGCTGGGAGTGCCGCGATCGCGGATCCTCACGGTGCTCGACTGGGACGCCGTGCAGGAGGAGGAGGCGGTCAAGCTCTACGCCGGTGACGTCGTGGCGCTCGGCCGCGTGGCGGCGCTCGTGGCCGCGCGACGCGCACGGCTGCCGATCGCCGACGTCTTCCCGCTCGAATCCGTCGCCGACGCCTATCGGGCGCTCGACCGGCGCGAGGCGCCCGGCAAGATCGTGCTCGGCATGCGGATCGTCGACTACCCGGGGCAGAAGGTGCACGAGCCGGCGATCAAGGAGCAGGACGTGACGCTCGGCGTGCCGACCCCGCACCAGCACATGGAGGTGGAGGAGGCGGTGCCGCCTGCCATCCTCGACGGGAGCGTTCGCCGCCGACGGCGTAACCGGGACTCCGGGACATCCGCTCGCCCGTAGGATTGGGGAATGGCCGACGGCTCCTCGTTCTATATCACCACGCCCATTTTCTACGTGAATGACGTGCCCCACATCGGGCACGCCTACACGGAGGTCGCTGCCGACGTGCTGGCGCGCTGGCACCGCCAGGCGGGCGACGACACCTGGATGCTCACCGGCACCGACGAGCACGGCCAGAAGATCCTGCGCACCGCAACCGCCAACGGCGTGACGCCGAAGCAGTGGGCCGACAAGCTCGTCGCCGAGGCGTGGATCCCGCTGCTCGAGACGGTCGACATCGCCAACGACGACTTCATCCGCACCACTGAGGAGCGGCACGAGCAGAACGTGCAGAAGTTCCTGCAGAAGCTCTACGACGACGGCCACATCTACACCGGCGAGTACGAGGGCTACTACTGCGTCGGCTGCGAGGAGTACAAGCAGCCGTCCGACCTCGTCGCGGGCACGGGGGAGTACGAGGGCCAGCAGGTCTGCGCGATCCACTCGAAGCCCGTCGAGCTGCTGCACGAGAAGAACTACTTCTTCCGCATGTCGGCGTTCGCCGACAAGCTGCTCGCGCTCTACGAGGAGCGCCCCGACTTCGTGCAGCCCGAGTCCGCGCGCAACGAGGCCGTCTCGTTCGTGAAGTCGGGCCTCGCCGACCTCTCGATCTCGCGGTCGACGTTCGACTGGGGCGTGAAGGTCCCGTGGGACGAGTCGCACGTCGTCTACGTGTGGTTCGACGCGCTGCTGAACTACATCACCGCGGTCGGCTACGGGCAGGACGACGAGGAGTTCGCGCGTCGCTGGCCTGCTCAGCACGTCATCGGAAAGGACATCCTCCGCTTCCACGCCGTGATCTGGCCGGCCATGCTCATGGCCGCCGGACTCGAGGTGCCGAAGGGCGTGTTCGGCCACGGTTGGCTGCTCGTCGGCGGCGAGAAGATGTCGAAGTCGAAGCTCACGGGCATCGCCCCCGAGCAGATCACCGAGACCTTCGGCTCCGACGCGTTCCGCTACTACTTCCTGCGCGCGATCGCGTTCGGCCAAGACGGCTCGTTCTCGTGGGAGGACCTCGCGGCGCGCTACCAGGCCGAGCTCGCGAACGGCTTCGGCAACCTCGCCTCGCGCGTCGTGGCCATGATCAACCGCTACTGCGACGGCACCGTGCCCGCCGCGGGCACGCTGACGGCGGCCGACATCGAGATCGCGGCCATCGAGCGCAGGGCGACGGATGCCTCATGGGAGGCCATCGACCGCCTCGCGATCCACGAGGCCATCGGCGCCGCGTGGGAGCTCGTCGACGCACTCAACGGCTACCTCACGATCGAGGAGCCGTGGAGCCTCGCGAAGGACCCGGAGCAGCGCGACCGGCTCGAGACGGTGCTCGCCACGGCGTACCACGGACTCGGCACGCTCGCCGTGCTGCTCTCGCCGGTGCTGCCGGTCGCGACGGCGAAGCTCTGGACCGCGCTCGGCGCGCCCGGCACCGTGCAGGAGCAGCGCATCGACCGCGCGCACGAGTGGACGACCGGCACGCAGGTCACGCCGCTCGAAGGGCTCTTCCCGCGCGTCGAGGTGGCCGAATGACGCGGCTCGGAGCAGCAGCGGCGTGAGCGACCCCTCGCCCGCGCACCTCCGCACCCGCTCCGACGGCGGCCGCGCCGCCGAGTATCCGCCGGCGCCCGAGCCGCTGCCCGTCGCCGTCTACGACAACCACACGCACCTCGAGATCGCCGACGGCGCGCTGCCGCTCGACGTGCACGAGCACCTCGAGCGAGCGGCATCCGTCGGCATCGCCGGGGCCGTGCAGGTCGGCACGGATGTCGCGACCTCGCGCTGGTCGGCCGAGGTCGCCGCGCTCGAACCGCGGCTCATCGCCGCAGTGGCGCTGCACCCGAACGAGGCCCCCGAGCTCGAGGCATCCGGAGCGCTCGACGACGCCCTCGCCGTGATCGACGAGCTCGCCGCACGCCCGCGCGTGCGTGCGATCGGCGAGACCGGGCTCGATTTCTTCCGCACCGGCGAAGACGGACGCGGCGCGCAGTTCCGCTCCTTCGAGGCCCACATCGACATCGCGAAGCGGCACGGGCTCGCCCTGCAGATCCACGACCGCGACGCGCACGACGACGTCGTGTCGACGCTGCGCCGGGTCGGCGCGCCCGACCGCACCGTCTTCCACTGCTTCTCGGGCGGCGAGGAGCTCGCCCGGCTGGCCGCCGACGAGGGCTGGTACCTCTCGTTCGCCGGCAACGTGACGTTCAAGAACGCCGAGAACCTCCGCGAGGCGCTGCGGGTCGCGCCGCGCGACCGCATCCTCGTCGAGACGGACGCCCCGTACCTCACGCCCGTGCCGCTCCGCGGCCGCCCGAACGCGCCGTACCTCGTGCCGCACACGGTGCGATTCATGGCCGAGGTGCTCGGCGCCGACCTCGGCGAGTTCTGCGAACAGCTCGCGGCGAACACCGTGGCGGTGTACGGCTCGTGGCAGGATGAGCCCGTGACGGGGGCGAGAGCGTGAACGCGCATCGGCATGCGGCCGAGGGTGCCGAGACGGCGCCGCGCCTGCTCGGGCCGGCCGAGATCCGCGATCTGGCCGAACTCCTCGACGTCACGCCGACGAAGAAGCTCGGCCAGAACTTCGTGCACGACGCGAACACCGTACGCCGTATCGTGCAGACGGCGGGCGTGCAGTCGGGCGAGACGGTGCTCGAGATCGGGCCGGGACTCGGGTCGTTGACCCTCGGGCTGCTCGAGGCCGGCGCATCCGTCATCGCCGTCGAGATCGACAAGCGCCTCGCCGCCCAGCTGCCGCACACCGCCGGCATCATGCAGCCCGGCACCTCGCTCACGGTGGTCACCGAAGACGCGCTGCGCGTCACCGAACTGCCCGGCGAACCCGTGCGGCTCGTCGCGAACCTGCCGTACAACATCTCGGTGCCGGTGCTGCTGCACCTGCTCGAGCACTTCGGCTCCCTGCAGT
The sequence above is a segment of the Agromyces hippuratus genome. Coding sequences within it:
- the rsmI gene encoding 16S rRNA (cytidine(1402)-2'-O)-methyltransferase gives rise to the protein MIILAATPIGNLGDASARLRDALETATVIASEDTRVTQRLLAGLGIENRPKLIALHEHNERQKAAELVELARDTDLLVLSDAGMPTVSDPGFPLVAAAADAGVEVTALPGPSAVITALAVSGLPTDRFAFEGFLPRKAGERSRRLSELAGDRRTLLFFEGPSRLAASLAALAEAFGADRPAAVCRELTKMYEEVRRGPLGELATWAENGVRGEIVIVVGGAAEQEANPENALARVLELAASGTRLKDAAALVAAESGLSTRDLYEAALQARKRG
- a CDS encoding NAD(P)-dependent alcohol dehydrogenase, yielding MRAIVQHRYGGPDELALAEVDAPEPAADEVLIRVAAVAVSMGDVLLMRGEPRAVRLAYGLRRPKRPIIGRDVAGEVVAVGSAVTRFTVGDPVFAESDQGGFAEFVAVPERFIAARPASVDAVHAAAVVVSGTTALQGLRLAGVAAGQHVLVNGASGGVGGFAVQLAKAEGAEVTGVCRGAKAEHVRAIGADHVIDYTGEDFTEHAGRYDVVFDLVADHPLGRVRRSLTPRGTLVLSSGRGGTVLGPMLRMAAASLTSPFVSQRLRPLAAVRSGDDLAELARRIDAGELRPVVDRVFPLEQAAAAVAMLESGGVRGKVVIAVSAGAGAQPSSTAP
- the metG gene encoding methionine--tRNA ligase, with translation MADGSSFYITTPIFYVNDVPHIGHAYTEVAADVLARWHRQAGDDTWMLTGTDEHGQKILRTATANGVTPKQWADKLVAEAWIPLLETVDIANDDFIRTTEERHEQNVQKFLQKLYDDGHIYTGEYEGYYCVGCEEYKQPSDLVAGTGEYEGQQVCAIHSKPVELLHEKNYFFRMSAFADKLLALYEERPDFVQPESARNEAVSFVKSGLADLSISRSTFDWGVKVPWDESHVVYVWFDALLNYITAVGYGQDDEEFARRWPAQHVIGKDILRFHAVIWPAMLMAAGLEVPKGVFGHGWLLVGGEKMSKSKLTGIAPEQITETFGSDAFRYYFLRAIAFGQDGSFSWEDLAARYQAELANGFGNLASRVVAMINRYCDGTVPAAGTLTAADIEIAAIERRATDASWEAIDRLAIHEAIGAAWELVDALNGYLTIEEPWSLAKDPEQRDRLETVLATAYHGLGTLAVLLSPVLPVATAKLWTALGAPGTVQEQRIDRAHEWTTGTQVTPLEGLFPRVEVAE
- the rsmA gene encoding 16S rRNA (adenine(1518)-N(6)/adenine(1519)-N(6))-dimethyltransferase RsmA: MNAHRHAAEGAETAPRLLGPAEIRDLAELLDVTPTKKLGQNFVHDANTVRRIVQTAGVQSGETVLEIGPGLGSLTLGLLEAGASVIAVEIDKRLAAQLPHTAGIMQPGTSLTVVTEDALRVTELPGEPVRLVANLPYNISVPVLLHLLEHFGSLQSGIVMVQAEVGYRLAAEPGSKVYGAPSVKAAWYGDWRTAGQVSRMVFWPVPNVDSVLVGFERADPPGTEAERIATFALVDAAFQQRRKMLRQSLSTVLGGGSAQASAVLEAAGVDPQQRGEQLTVADFLRIARAA
- a CDS encoding dolichyl-phosphate-mannose--protein mannosyltransferase; this encodes MGVEPDPVEERRGTRLDDWWARVLSTPRRRTLWYWGGPILVTLIAAVLRFWNLGHPQAIVFDETYYVKDAWTLLHNGYESTWPKDADADFAAGDTDIFNDAASYVVHPPLGKWMISLGMAAFGAGDACWWRASTALAGTIAVFLITVIARRLFASTILAVIAGLLFAVDGNAIVMSRVALLDNWVMFFTLLGFWFVLLDRARSTRLLEERLAAARDWGLEPHYGPALWARPWVVAAGVAFGAATAVKWSGLWFLAAFGIYLVVVDAVARRRAGVPFWLSASILKQGPVTFLLLVPVAAVVYLASWTGWLVTDGGYYRHWAEEAGNAATGTFSWVPLALQSLWHYHEAAYGYHVGVHSPHPWQSNPLTWLFMIRPTNMYFSSSEDGSAGCGADTCWSSIIEIANPLIWWAAAAACLYLVYRLVRYREWQVGLILVGLAAGYLPWLGYLNRTVFQFYSIAFEPYMLLALVFVIGLVLGRRDDPHWRRERGIAVVVIFLAFVLAVSAFFFPIWSGMPVTPTFRQLHFWLPSWG
- a CDS encoding TatD family hydrolase, which encodes MSDPSPAHLRTRSDGGRAAEYPPAPEPLPVAVYDNHTHLEIADGALPLDVHEHLERAASVGIAGAVQVGTDVATSRWSAEVAALEPRLIAAVALHPNEAPELEASGALDDALAVIDELAARPRVRAIGETGLDFFRTGEDGRGAQFRSFEAHIDIAKRHGLALQIHDRDAHDDVVSTLRRVGAPDRTVFHCFSGGEELARLAADEGWYLSFAGNVTFKNAENLREALRVAPRDRILVETDAPYLTPVPLRGRPNAPYLVPHTVRFMAEVLGADLGEFCEQLAANTVAVYGSWQDEPVTGARA
- a CDS encoding epoxide hydrolase family protein — its product is MEPFTVDLADDVLVDLRDRIARRRLPAPTPGAPWSAGTDPAELERLLAYWGGAFDWRSIERRLNAVPQFTADVGGGRVHFAWIRAEQRVPAPVPIILTHGWPYTFAEMLPIVPHLVDPARHGGRPGDTFDVVIPSLPGFGFSDAPGEARFVANEIAERWHALMHDVLGYERYASYGEDVGTWISDWTAALHPESVLGLFTTHAAFPSAERRDDLTEEEIGFRAWLDAKWLGESAYSELQSTKPDTLAAALNDSPAGLAAWLVEKFRTWSGGDEAYRAAWSDDDVLTTVTLYWATQSIGTSFRAYFDDRFDTVPMPLVEVPVGVAVQYGERGFPQSWAARTYRDIRAWQQLPSGGHFTVKQSPELVAGAMREFFRPLRE
- a CDS encoding NADP-dependent oxidoreductase, with the protein product MTHDPTHDLAHVVRFSEHGGPEVLEVVAEPMPVPGEGEVLVEVFATGLNPVESAIRRGDHPERWPVSFPSLQGRDLAGVVAATGPGVSSFSHGDEVMGFVDRGAHATHVLVPEAQLLTKPPELTWEVAGSLYVAGTTAWTAVEGLALTPSDTVVITAAAGGVGCLAAQFARMRGATVIGTSIETRFDFLRQFGVLPVEYGPDLAERVRPVAPGPITGFLDFLGGETDAAIALGVPRSRILTVLDWDAVQEEEAVKLYAGDVVALGRVAALVAARRARLPIADVFPLESVADAYRALDRREAPGKIVLGMRIVDYPGQKVHEPAIKEQDVTLGVPTPHQHMEVEEAVPPAILDGSVRRRRRNRDSGTSARP
- a CDS encoding YeiH family protein, with the translated sequence MRRLLPGLVVAASAALIAWLCHLALPAVPLLTASVALGIVVGQVPALRPALTGPLAPGLRISARRLLRIGIVLLGLKLSLVDIASLGWVTIATTVAVVVLTFVGTIGLGRAFGLPGHQPLLVASGFSICGASAIGAMGAAVRARDEEQAVPVALVTLCGTLAIAVLPALWHPLGLSNVQFGHWVGAGVHDVGQVVATAQIAGTAALAVAVVVKLTRVLMLAPMVAITAAVERRRAVEVEGPRPAIVPLFVAGFLAAVLLNTFVPLPEWLLSGADTLQTALLAMALFALGASIRLGELASTGWRALVVGLTSWVLVAGLAYGAVLLG